A section of the Babylonia areolata isolate BAREFJ2019XMU chromosome 1, ASM4173473v1, whole genome shotgun sequence genome encodes:
- the LOC143289926 gene encoding uncharacterized protein LOC143289926 isoform X2, which translates to MPTKAAKKSKGGQVTPVKAKPVKVQEPESDSSEESSEEEVPVKAAVKTKSPAKPVKPAPAKDSDSSDDDDDDSDDSDAAPAKNGNANQNAAKKAAPKEESSDEDSSDEESEEDEKPAVKAAAKPAAQKKPAQKEESEESSDEEDSEEEEAKPAKAPAKAAVQKKAAAKEESSEEESSEEEESEDGEEDMEEESAPVLTVTVTNAKGVKEKQLKKFFKSKGIAVKAVQQPDKKSFTVDFESAADTTKAVGLSGQEVGGRAVTIAAVAPAAPAPKKEAAPKKAAKRPAPADEDESDEEDSDEEEEEEEEVTETGKRKKGDKGAETKKQKLDESVGETVTLFVGQLNVETTPEAVKKFFKKKGVKVSEVRKVDRKKFGYVDLVDAGDLDKAIALSGTEFEGGNIKVEQAKPKNTSEKPTPSSAQKGAWQQRDTSADERTLFVKGLAESVDESKLQKFFSDATEVRLPQKDGYHKGFAYVVFPDTETANKVLEDKQGADLEGNALYLDRTGSKSSFKPRERSWGGDGDRSRSSASGERGSSSVLFVKNLSYNVDVDELKGAFPNATTARIARFPDTQKPKGFGFVEFGSPDDAAKAFDEMQSTELDGRQMFLDFASPGGRGGGRGGFGDRGGRGGRGGRGGRGGFGDRGGRGGRGGRGGFGDRGGRGGRGGRGRGGFGGGFGGEPQNKKMKFDSDSD; encoded by the exons ATGCCTACCAAAGCCGCAAAGAAGAGCAAG GGTGGACAGGTGACCCCTGTCAAGGCCAAGCCTGTCAAGGTCCAGGAGCCGGAGAGCGACAGCTCTGAGGAGTCCAGTGAGGAGGAg GTACCGGTGAAAGCTGCTGTGAAAACCAAGTCGCCTGCCAAGCCAGTAAAGCCTGCTCCTGCCAAGGACTCtgacagcagtgatgatgatgatgatgacagcgatgacAGTG ATGCTGCCCCCGCAAAGAATGGAAACGCAAATCAGAATGCTGCTAAAAAGGCTGCCCCAAAAG AGGAGAGCAGTGATGAAGACAGCAGCGATGAAGAGAGCGAGGAGGATGAGAAACCAGCCGTGAAAG CTGCTGCCAAGCCTGCTGCTCAGAAGAAACCTGCCCAGAAAG aagagagcgaagaaagcagcgatgaagaagacagtgaagagGAAGAAGCAAAACCAGCCAAAG CTCCTGCCAAGGCGGCTGTACAGAAGAAGGCAGCAGCCAAAG AAGAGAGCAGTGAGGAAGAGAGCAGTGAGGAAGAAG AAAGCGAAGACGGTGAGGAAGACATGGAGGAAGAATCTGCTCCAG TGCTGACGGTGACGGTGACCAACGCCAAGGGAGTGAAGGAGAAGCAGCTGAAGAAGTTCTTCAAGTCCAAAGGCATCGCCGTCAAAGCCGTTCAGCAGCCAGACAAGAA GTCGTTCACTGTGGACTTTGAGTCCGCAGCAGACACCACGAAGGCTGTTGGTCTGTCAGGTCAGGAGGTCGGAGGTCGTGCTGTGACCATTGCTGCTGTCGCTCCTGCTGCCCCCGCCCCGAAGAAAG AAGCTGCTCCAAAGAAAGCCGCAAAGAGACCTGCACCTGCTG ATGAGGATGAAAGTGACGAGGAAGACagcgatgaggaggaagaggaggaggaggaagtgaccgaaactgggaagagaaagaaaggtgacAAAGGCGCTGAAACCAAGAAACAGAAACTGGATGAGAGTGTGGGAG AAACAGTGACCCTGTTTGTGGGTCAGCTGAACGTGGAAACCACACCGGAGGCTGTCAAAAAGTTCTTCAAAAAGAAGGGGGTGAAGGTGTCCGAGGTTCGCAAGGTGGACAGGAAGAA gtttggGTACGTGGACCTGGTGGATGCAGGTGACCTGGACAAGGCGATCGCTCTGTCGGGCACGGAGTTTGAGGGTGGCAACATCAAGGTGGAGCAGGCCAAGCCGAAGAACACCTCCGAGAAACCCACACCCAGCAGTGCACAGAAGGGGGCGTGGCAGCAGAGAGACACCTCAG CGGATGAACGGACACTGTTTGTGAAGGGTCTTGCTGAGTCTGTGGATGAATCCAAGCTGCAGAAATTCTTCTCTGATGCCACAGAGGTTCGCCTGCCACAGAAGGATGGCTACCACAAAGG GTTTGCTTACGTCGTGTTCCCCGACACGGAGACGGCCAACAAGGTGCTGGAGGACAAGCAGGGGGCCGACCTGGAGGGCAATGCTCTCTACCTGGACCGCACAGGGTCCAAGAGCTCCTTCAAACCTCGGGAACGCTcctgggggggtgatggggatcGCTCCAGATCATCTGCTTCAG GTGAGCGAGGGTCAAGCAGTGTGCTGTTTGTGAAGAACCTGAGCTACAACGTGGATGTTGACGAACTGAAGGGGGCCTTCCCCAATGCCACCACTGCACGCATCGCCCGCTTCCCCGACACCCAGAAACCCAAGGG ATTTGGTTTTGTAGAGTTCGGTTCCCCTGATGATGCTGCCAAAGCATTTGACGAAATGCAGAGCACAGAGCTTGATGGAAGGCAGATGTTCCTTGACTTTGCTTCTCCTG gaggaagagggggaggccGGGGAGGCTTTGGTGacagggggggacgagggggtcgCGGAGGTCGTGGAGGTCGTGGGGGCTTCGGTGACCGTGGAGGTCGCGGAGGTCGTGGTGGACGTGGAGGCTTCGGAGACCGCGGGGGTCGTGGAGGTCGTGGGGGCAGAGGTCGTGGAG GTTTTGGTGGTGGCTTTGGTGGAGAACCccagaacaagaagatgaagttcGACTCTGACAGCgactga
- the LOC143289926 gene encoding uncharacterized protein LOC143289926 isoform X1 has product MPTKAAKKSKGGQVTPVKAKPVKVQEPESDSSEESSEEEVPVKAAVKTKSPAKPVKPAPAKDSDSSDDDDDDSDDSDAAPAKNGNANQNAAKKAAPKEESSDEDSSDEESEEDEKPAVKAAAKPAAQKKPAQKAPAKPVAQKKPAPKEESEESSDEEDSEEEEAKPAKAPAKAAVQKKAAAKEESSEEESSEEEESEDGEEDMEEESAPVLTVTVTNAKGVKEKQLKKFFKSKGIAVKAVQQPDKKSFTVDFESAADTTKAVGLSGQEVGGRAVTIAAVAPAAPAPKKEAAPKKAAKRPAPADEDESDEEDSDEEEEEEEEVTETGKRKKGDKGAETKKQKLDESVGETVTLFVGQLNVETTPEAVKKFFKKKGVKVSEVRKVDRKKFGYVDLVDAGDLDKAIALSGTEFEGGNIKVEQAKPKNTSEKPTPSSAQKGAWQQRDTSADERTLFVKGLAESVDESKLQKFFSDATEVRLPQKDGYHKGFAYVVFPDTETANKVLEDKQGADLEGNALYLDRTGSKSSFKPRERSWGGDGDRSRSSASGERGSSSVLFVKNLSYNVDVDELKGAFPNATTARIARFPDTQKPKGFGFVEFGSPDDAAKAFDEMQSTELDGRQMFLDFASPGGRGGGRGGFGDRGGRGGRGGRGGRGGFGDRGGRGGRGGRGGFGDRGGRGGRGGRGRGGFGGGFGGEPQNKKMKFDSDSD; this is encoded by the exons ATGCCTACCAAAGCCGCAAAGAAGAGCAAG GGTGGACAGGTGACCCCTGTCAAGGCCAAGCCTGTCAAGGTCCAGGAGCCGGAGAGCGACAGCTCTGAGGAGTCCAGTGAGGAGGAg GTACCGGTGAAAGCTGCTGTGAAAACCAAGTCGCCTGCCAAGCCAGTAAAGCCTGCTCCTGCCAAGGACTCtgacagcagtgatgatgatgatgatgacagcgatgacAGTG ATGCTGCCCCCGCAAAGAATGGAAACGCAAATCAGAATGCTGCTAAAAAGGCTGCCCCAAAAG AGGAGAGCAGTGATGAAGACAGCAGCGATGAAGAGAGCGAGGAGGATGAGAAACCAGCCGTGAAAG CTGCTGCCAAGCCTGCTGCTCAGAAGAAACCTGCCCAGAAAG CTCCTGCTAAGCCAGTTGCTCAGAAAAAGCCAGCACCCAAAG aagagagcgaagaaagcagcgatgaagaagacagtgaagagGAAGAAGCAAAACCAGCCAAAG CTCCTGCCAAGGCGGCTGTACAGAAGAAGGCAGCAGCCAAAG AAGAGAGCAGTGAGGAAGAGAGCAGTGAGGAAGAAG AAAGCGAAGACGGTGAGGAAGACATGGAGGAAGAATCTGCTCCAG TGCTGACGGTGACGGTGACCAACGCCAAGGGAGTGAAGGAGAAGCAGCTGAAGAAGTTCTTCAAGTCCAAAGGCATCGCCGTCAAAGCCGTTCAGCAGCCAGACAAGAA GTCGTTCACTGTGGACTTTGAGTCCGCAGCAGACACCACGAAGGCTGTTGGTCTGTCAGGTCAGGAGGTCGGAGGTCGTGCTGTGACCATTGCTGCTGTCGCTCCTGCTGCCCCCGCCCCGAAGAAAG AAGCTGCTCCAAAGAAAGCCGCAAAGAGACCTGCACCTGCTG ATGAGGATGAAAGTGACGAGGAAGACagcgatgaggaggaagaggaggaggaggaagtgaccgaaactgggaagagaaagaaaggtgacAAAGGCGCTGAAACCAAGAAACAGAAACTGGATGAGAGTGTGGGAG AAACAGTGACCCTGTTTGTGGGTCAGCTGAACGTGGAAACCACACCGGAGGCTGTCAAAAAGTTCTTCAAAAAGAAGGGGGTGAAGGTGTCCGAGGTTCGCAAGGTGGACAGGAAGAA gtttggGTACGTGGACCTGGTGGATGCAGGTGACCTGGACAAGGCGATCGCTCTGTCGGGCACGGAGTTTGAGGGTGGCAACATCAAGGTGGAGCAGGCCAAGCCGAAGAACACCTCCGAGAAACCCACACCCAGCAGTGCACAGAAGGGGGCGTGGCAGCAGAGAGACACCTCAG CGGATGAACGGACACTGTTTGTGAAGGGTCTTGCTGAGTCTGTGGATGAATCCAAGCTGCAGAAATTCTTCTCTGATGCCACAGAGGTTCGCCTGCCACAGAAGGATGGCTACCACAAAGG GTTTGCTTACGTCGTGTTCCCCGACACGGAGACGGCCAACAAGGTGCTGGAGGACAAGCAGGGGGCCGACCTGGAGGGCAATGCTCTCTACCTGGACCGCACAGGGTCCAAGAGCTCCTTCAAACCTCGGGAACGCTcctgggggggtgatggggatcGCTCCAGATCATCTGCTTCAG GTGAGCGAGGGTCAAGCAGTGTGCTGTTTGTGAAGAACCTGAGCTACAACGTGGATGTTGACGAACTGAAGGGGGCCTTCCCCAATGCCACCACTGCACGCATCGCCCGCTTCCCCGACACCCAGAAACCCAAGGG ATTTGGTTTTGTAGAGTTCGGTTCCCCTGATGATGCTGCCAAAGCATTTGACGAAATGCAGAGCACAGAGCTTGATGGAAGGCAGATGTTCCTTGACTTTGCTTCTCCTG gaggaagagggggaggccGGGGAGGCTTTGGTGacagggggggacgagggggtcgCGGAGGTCGTGGAGGTCGTGGGGGCTTCGGTGACCGTGGAGGTCGCGGAGGTCGTGGTGGACGTGGAGGCTTCGGAGACCGCGGGGGTCGTGGAGGTCGTGGGGGCAGAGGTCGTGGAG GTTTTGGTGGTGGCTTTGGTGGAGAACCccagaacaagaagatgaagttcGACTCTGACAGCgactga